One Sparus aurata chromosome 5, fSpaAur1.1, whole genome shotgun sequence genomic window carries:
- the egr3 gene encoding LOW QUALITY PROTEIN: early growth response protein 3 (The sequence of the model RefSeq protein was modified relative to this genomic sequence to represent the inferred CDS: inserted 1 base in 1 codon), translated as MTGKLAEKLPLTMSSLINTIPDSLYPEEDIPTSMNIFTNTESINHYSQMNTDNIMDLGMGSEKAAAEIQYGSSFQSNRSGQTVTYLGKFAFDTPPSGGIGSSGWCSDNNIISLVSAGILGVSPSPGTVTTQTSSSAASMGGQTSDMEQVYGPPLPAYSTCSDLYQDQVSFHHSPATSTALAYPGNDYHSTSKASMDGSLFSMIPDYNLFHHQGEVGVMEHKPFQTMDPIRVNPPPITPLETIRAFKDKQQIHPGFIGGQQHPPQHHPPPQTLTLKPIRPRKYPNRPSKTPVHERPHACPAENCDRRFSRSDELTRHLRIHTGHKPFQCRICMRSFSRSDHLTTHIRTHTGEKPFSCEFCGRKFARSDERKRHAKVHLKQKDKKPADKSSGAAGSHSSPPSSCGGXDSGNVMTVTMCTWTGPSPCPIKRLRKKGSHPL; from the exons ATGACAGGGAAACTAGCGGAGAAGCTCCCTCTTACCATGAGCAGTTTAATAAACACGATCCCTGACAGTCTCTACCCAGAAGAGGACATCCCGACGTCTATGAATATTTTCACCAATACGGAATCTATTAACCACtattcacagatgaacacag ATAATATCATGGATCTGGGCATGGGAAGCGAGAAAGCAGCCGCAGAGATTCAGTATGGATCCAGCTTCCAGTCCAACCGCAGCGGGCAGACTGTCACTTATCTGGGGAAGTTTGCCTTTGACACTCCTCCGTCAGGTGGCATTGGCAGCTCCGGGTGGTGCTCTGATAACAATATCATCAGTCTCGTCAGCGCGGGGATCCTGGGCGTTTCTCCATCACCCGGCACGGTAACGACACAGACATCATCCTCCGCAGCCAGCATGGGCGGACAGACGTCAGATATGGAGCAGGTCTATGGTCCGCCACTGCCTGCCTATTCCACCTGCAGTGACCTGTACCAGGACCAGGTCTCCTTCCACCACAGCCCTGCCACCAGCACGGCTCTAGCCTACCCTGGCAATGACTATCACTCCACATCCAAAGCCTCCATGGATGGCAGCCTTTTCTCCATGATCCCTGACTACAACCTTTTCCACCATCAGGGGGAGGTTGGGGTGATGGAGCACAAGCCCTTCCAGACCATGGACCCCATCCGAGTCAACCCTCCGCCCATCACACCTCTGGAGACCATCAGAGCGTTCAAAGATAAGCAGCAGATTCACCCAGGTTTCATCGGCGGGCAGCAGCACCCTCCTCAGCACCACCCACCGCCACAGACTCTCACCCTCAAACCCATCCGACCGAGGAAGTACCCCAACCGTCCCAGCAAAACCCCCGTCCACGAACGGCCGCACGCCTGTCCGGCAGAGAACTGTGACAGACGCTTCTCACGCTCAGACGAGCTCACACGTCACCTTCGCATCCACACAGGTCACAAACCCTTCCAGTGCCGAATATGCATGCGCTCCTTCAGCCGGAGTGACCACCTGACCACACAcatccgcacacacacaggcgagAAACCCTTCTCCTGTGAGTTCTGTGGACGCAAGTTCGCCAGAAGTGATGAGCGAAAGAGACACGCAAAGGTTCACCTGAAACAGAAGGACAAGAAGCCGGCTGACAAGAGCAGTGGGGCAGCTGGGAGCCACAGCTCGCCACCCAGCTCCTGTGGGG CCGACAGTGGGAACGTCATGACCGTCACTATGTGCACTTGGACTGGACCCTCACCATGCCCAATAAAGAGACTTAGGAAGAAGGGATCACATCCACTATGA